Proteins from a single region of Sediminitomix flava:
- a CDS encoding aspartate/glutamate racemase family protein gives MKKIGLIGGMSWESSQLYYQIINTKVKEVLGGFHSAKCVMESVDFSEIEKLQHEDNWDALDQMMVDSAINLQNAKAEVIILCTNTMHLSSDSIIKHTNIPFLHIAEATGKKIQEKKLKKVLLLGTQFTMEKDFYKKILSDSFGIEVITPNQDDRASVHQIIYEELVLGKINPESKDTYLNIIDRSIQEGAEGVILGCTEIPLLIKQGDVNIPVFDTTSIHAESAVEFALSTF, from the coding sequence ATGAAAAAGATTGGACTTATAGGTGGTATGAGTTGGGAATCTTCTCAGCTCTATTATCAGATCATAAATACTAAAGTAAAAGAAGTATTGGGTGGATTTCACTCTGCAAAATGTGTGATGGAATCTGTTGACTTTTCTGAAATTGAAAAACTTCAGCACGAAGACAATTGGGATGCGCTAGATCAGATGATGGTAGATTCAGCCATAAATCTTCAAAATGCTAAAGCTGAGGTCATCATCTTGTGTACAAATACAATGCATTTGTCTAGTGATTCCATCATAAAACATACAAACATTCCGTTCTTACACATCGCTGAAGCTACAGGTAAGAAAATTCAAGAGAAGAAGCTGAAGAAAGTATTACTTCTTGGTACGCAATTCACCATGGAGAAAGACTTCTACAAGAAAATACTCTCGGACTCTTTTGGCATTGAAGTGATAACTCCTAATCAAGACGATAGAGCTAGTGTTCATCAAATCATCTACGAAGAACTTGTGCTTGGAAAAATCAATCCAGAATCCAAAGATACATACCTAAATATCATTGACAGATCAATACAAGAAGGTGCTGAAGGAGTCATTTTAGGTTGCACAGAAATTCCGCTTCTAATAAAACAAGGTGATGTAAACATTCCAGTTTTTGACACGACAAGCATTCATGCTGAATCTGCCGTTGAATTTGCATTATCAACGTTCTAA
- a CDS encoding sensor histidine kinase has protein sequence MYRFFVYSLFTFLLIPQFSFAQNPQLLFQSEIVKEEGEQLTFWYLEDHSLNLTHSEAKLHFENNASMVIDRFSATHPNIHWIKVNIPSVLLQEPLYVLQLKKWGTVDIWDYDQLTYLGKTGRLTTKNEVVYRNGILLKGNTLEPRQLLIRLKTGVSILSHENAQVTLLPHHHYEIEQLTERSIQMLFLGIILTMALYNLLIYKSIQDISYLYFVLSIVGIGLYMMFFHELNLEFLWPSAPNWDAHSFALIVPLTGIARTAFTKKYLHLDEYLPHWDKALTVVACGYLIPISLGLWSFFTDDDYLQVATQFIGIIGAIVLFSMLVSSLLVYLKGYAPARFFFIANILFIVSALLFISQETNLIPDLPYFSYFIEIGVVTQVVLFSLGLANRLKRSQELVHFNHLEKERLQKKNMEEKQKLISQQKTELKKQVKERTEELAHTIIQLQASEKSLKKINNLKDQLFSIISHDLKSPLVTFDSFLNLLIHHSHRMTQDEKEELADETNQALKKLYDLLENLLQWSSLQLKQNRINPENFDIEDLLHKNVSLYTLSAKRKNIQLRVNIPKASKKVRADYRMIDFIIRNLVNNAIKFTDKDGLIDLSLELQDEAIKVNVKDNGIGISEKNIQHILNKNDVFSLSGTEGEKGSGLGLMLCKEFLSLHDSQLGINSTLEKGSCFSFLLETVK, from the coding sequence ATGTATCGATTTTTTGTTTATTCACTCTTTACTTTTTTGCTCATTCCACAATTTTCTTTTGCACAAAACCCTCAGCTTTTATTTCAGTCTGAGATTGTGAAAGAAGAAGGTGAACAGCTAACTTTTTGGTATTTAGAAGATCATAGCCTAAACCTGACACATTCAGAAGCAAAATTGCACTTTGAAAATAACGCCTCAATGGTGATTGATCGATTTAGTGCTACACATCCAAATATACATTGGATAAAAGTCAACATTCCATCAGTGCTTCTGCAAGAACCTTTGTATGTATTGCAATTGAAAAAATGGGGAACCGTTGATATTTGGGATTATGATCAATTGACTTATCTAGGAAAAACAGGACGGCTCACTACAAAAAATGAAGTCGTTTACAGGAATGGAATTCTACTAAAAGGAAACACGCTTGAGCCTCGTCAGCTTCTGATCAGACTTAAAACAGGTGTTAGTATTCTTTCACACGAAAATGCACAAGTAACGCTTTTACCTCATCATCATTATGAAATAGAGCAACTCACCGAACGCTCTATCCAAATGCTGTTCTTAGGAATCATCCTTACAATGGCACTTTACAACCTTCTCATTTATAAAAGTATTCAAGACATCAGCTACCTGTATTTTGTTCTTTCTATCGTAGGAATTGGACTTTACATGATGTTTTTTCATGAATTAAATCTTGAATTTCTGTGGCCATCTGCACCCAATTGGGATGCCCATAGTTTTGCACTCATCGTTCCTCTGACAGGCATTGCCCGAACAGCTTTTACTAAAAAATATCTTCACTTAGACGAATACCTTCCACATTGGGATAAAGCCCTAACTGTTGTCGCTTGTGGTTACCTAATTCCAATTAGTTTAGGCTTATGGAGCTTTTTTACGGATGATGATTACCTTCAAGTAGCAACTCAATTTATTGGAATCATTGGTGCAATTGTACTTTTCAGTATGTTGGTTTCGTCTCTTTTAGTTTATTTAAAAGGATATGCTCCTGCACGTTTCTTCTTCATTGCCAATATCCTCTTTATCGTAAGTGCTTTACTTTTTATTTCTCAAGAAACGAATCTGATTCCCGACTTGCCTTACTTCAGTTATTTCATTGAAATAGGTGTAGTTACCCAAGTCGTTCTTTTCTCCCTCGGACTAGCCAACAGGCTAAAGCGTTCTCAAGAACTTGTACACTTCAATCACTTGGAAAAAGAAAGATTACAGAAGAAAAATATGGAGGAGAAACAAAAACTCATTTCTCAACAAAAAACAGAACTCAAAAAACAAGTAAAAGAACGTACAGAAGAACTCGCTCATACAATCATTCAATTACAGGCTTCTGAAAAGTCTTTGAAGAAAATCAATAATCTGAAAGATCAGCTATTCTCCATTATTTCTCATGATCTGAAAAGCCCCTTGGTTACTTTCGATTCCTTCTTAAACCTGCTTATTCACCATAGCCATCGGATGACACAGGATGAAAAAGAGGAATTAGCCGATGAAACAAATCAAGCCTTAAAGAAACTTTATGATTTATTGGAAAACCTACTCCAATGGTCAAGTTTACAGCTCAAACAAAATCGTATCAATCCCGAGAACTTTGATATTGAAGACTTACTTCATAAAAACGTATCACTCTATACGCTTTCTGCCAAAAGAAAGAATATTCAATTGCGCGTAAATATTCCGAAAGCCTCTAAAAAAGTAAGAGCAGATTATCGTATGATCGATTTCATCATTCGAAACCTTGTCAACAATGCAATCAAATTCACGGATAAAGATGGACTTATTGATCTCTCTTTAGAGCTTCAAGATGAAGCCATAAAAGTGAATGTAAAAGACAATGGAATAGGAATTTCAGAGAAAAACATCCAACATATTCTCAACAAGAATGATGTATTTTCTCTATCGGGAACTGAAGGTGAAAAAGGCTCGGGCTTAGGGCTTATGCTTTGTAAAGAATTTCTTTCATTGCACGACAGTCAGTTAGGAATCAATTCTACCCTTGAGAAAGGAAGTTGTTTTTCTTTCCTACTTGAAACGGTAAAGTAA
- a CDS encoding alginate lyase family protein gives MKAFYHKSLWTLFLILLPYLGWSQGEHPNLVLTAKGVEDLRTNLGKYPLLDKTFNKVKTRVLQALDEEINIPIPKDPGGGYTHEVHKQNYKKMYEAGLLYQIEQNDAYAEYVKKQLLGYAAMYPSLGLHPERKSSNPGVLFWQGLNDSVWLVYVSQAYDCVYDYLTKKERKEIEKNLFRPIVKFFSEQNVVNFDKVHNHGTWMVAGVGMISYVMGDEEMVQKTLKGSKLDGQSGFLKQLDELFSPDGYYTEGPYYQRYALMPFILYAHTLSHRNPELGIYEYRNGVLPKAVEAVLQLSYTNGRFFPINDALKEKTYNTAELVYGVDIAFTHFGQDAGLLSIAEEQGELMLGEEGVAVAKAIAEGKAKPFNYRSLELSDGSEGKNGGLGILRDGDQKDQLCLLMKYSSSGMGHGHFDKLSFSLYDKGVEVLQDYGAVRFLNTVQKQGGRYLPENKTWAKQTVSHNTVVVDAQSNYKGKQKVADKLNSEMFFTVFEDPKVQIISALDTTAYEGVKMQRTMAMISKGEHQKPWIIDLFRVNAEEEHQYDLPFYYMGHKIDSNIPFKIHSNQWNTMGDDHGYQHLWNMAEGNAASHLASFTWLQNERFYTLTSVANTETKYFMTQLGANDPEVNLRKDSGFMIRQPKAKAHTFLSVIEAHGEFNPNAEYTVNSESQLKDLKLLADTEEGSVVMLEDNSSQRWVLMIANQDAAKESKHTVTANGKTYEWVGPYQLQEMTSEL, from the coding sequence ATGAAAGCATTTTATCATAAAAGCCTTTGGACCTTGTTTTTAATACTTCTTCCTTATTTAGGTTGGAGTCAAGGTGAACACCCAAATTTGGTGCTGACAGCCAAAGGTGTTGAAGACTTACGAACAAACTTAGGTAAGTATCCTCTTTTGGATAAGACTTTTAACAAAGTAAAAACAAGAGTTCTGCAAGCTTTAGACGAAGAAATTAATATCCCAATTCCGAAAGATCCGGGAGGAGGATATACGCATGAAGTACACAAGCAGAATTACAAAAAAATGTATGAGGCAGGGCTGCTTTATCAAATTGAGCAAAATGATGCTTATGCCGAATATGTAAAAAAACAATTGCTAGGTTATGCAGCAATGTACCCTAGTTTAGGATTACATCCTGAAAGAAAAAGCTCAAACCCTGGAGTACTTTTTTGGCAAGGATTAAACGATAGTGTGTGGTTAGTTTATGTGAGTCAGGCATACGATTGTGTGTATGATTACCTCACAAAAAAAGAACGTAAAGAAATTGAAAAGAACTTATTCCGTCCGATTGTGAAGTTCTTTTCTGAACAAAATGTTGTCAATTTTGACAAAGTCCATAATCATGGAACATGGATGGTTGCTGGTGTCGGAATGATCAGCTATGTGATGGGAGATGAAGAAATGGTTCAGAAAACATTGAAAGGTTCAAAGTTGGATGGACAATCAGGGTTTTTGAAACAATTGGATGAGCTTTTCTCACCAGACGGTTATTATACCGAAGGTCCTTACTATCAGCGTTATGCACTTATGCCATTTATACTTTATGCGCATACGCTTTCGCACAGAAATCCTGAATTAGGAATTTATGAATACAGAAACGGCGTGCTACCAAAAGCAGTAGAAGCCGTCTTGCAATTGAGTTACACTAACGGTCGTTTTTTCCCAATCAATGATGCATTGAAGGAGAAAACTTATAATACAGCTGAGCTTGTCTACGGAGTGGATATTGCCTTTACTCACTTCGGACAAGACGCTGGATTGTTGAGTATTGCTGAAGAACAAGGCGAGCTGATGCTTGGGGAAGAAGGAGTAGCAGTTGCTAAAGCTATAGCCGAAGGAAAAGCCAAACCTTTCAATTACCGTTCGCTTGAGTTGAGTGATGGAAGTGAAGGTAAAAATGGTGGATTAGGTATTTTGAGAGATGGAGATCAAAAAGATCAATTATGTTTGTTGATGAAATATTCTTCTTCGGGAATGGGGCACGGGCATTTTGATAAGTTGAGTTTCAGCCTTTATGACAAAGGCGTAGAAGTTCTTCAAGATTATGGTGCTGTTCGTTTTCTGAATACTGTACAAAAACAGGGTGGACGTTATTTGCCAGAAAATAAAACTTGGGCAAAGCAAACGGTATCTCATAATACCGTAGTTGTAGATGCACAGTCAAATTATAAAGGCAAGCAAAAAGTGGCTGACAAGCTTAATTCAGAGATGTTCTTTACGGTTTTTGAAGACCCAAAAGTTCAAATCATTTCTGCACTTGATACCACAGCCTATGAAGGTGTAAAAATGCAACGTACAATGGCAATGATTTCAAAAGGAGAACATCAGAAGCCATGGATCATTGATCTTTTCAGAGTGAATGCTGAAGAAGAGCATCAGTATGATTTGCCTTTCTATTATATGGGGCATAAAATCGATTCGAATATTCCTTTCAAGATTCATTCAAATCAATGGAATACGATGGGGGATGATCACGGTTATCAACATCTTTGGAATATGGCAGAAGGAAATGCTGCATCTCACTTGGCTTCATTTACTTGGTTGCAGAATGAAAGATTCTACACCTTGACATCTGTAGCGAATACTGAAACGAAATACTTCATGACGCAGCTAGGTGCAAATGACCCAGAGGTGAATCTGAGAAAAGATTCTGGTTTTATGATCAGACAGCCTAAGGCGAAAGCACATACATTCCTTTCTGTTATTGAAGCACACGGTGAGTTTAATCCGAATGCAGAATATACGGTGAACTCAGAAAGTCAGTTGAAGGATTTGAAACTACTGGCAGATACCGAAGAAGGCAGTGTCGTAATGTTGGAAGATAATTCTTCACAACGTTGGGTATTGATGATAGCCAATCAAGATGCAGCTAAAGAAAGCAAACATACCGTAACTGCAAATGGGAAAACTTACGAGTGGGTTGGACCTTATCAGTTACAAGAAATGACAAGCGAACTCTAA
- a CDS encoding Crp/Fnr family transcriptional regulator: MEQLINYLKSFNILTDQDIEELITSVKPKKLKKGERLVTQGQICKEGAFIQSGIFRSFYYSKAGEEITYCFIFPNSLISAYSSYITQQKTVENIEAITDAEVLVFHRDKMLELEDKNIRWLKFFKIQAEQAYIDLEYRIFSLQKEKANKKYQQLLDEQPQFLQEIPLNYLASYLGITQRHLSRIRKEMMN; encoded by the coding sequence ATGGAACAACTGATTAACTACCTAAAATCATTCAACATCCTCACAGATCAAGATATCGAAGAATTGATCACATCTGTAAAACCTAAAAAGCTGAAGAAAGGTGAACGATTGGTTACTCAAGGACAAATCTGTAAAGAAGGTGCATTTATTCAGTCTGGTATTTTCAGATCTTTCTATTATTCAAAAGCTGGAGAAGAAATCACCTACTGCTTTATATTTCCCAATAGCCTAATCAGTGCCTATTCTTCTTACATTACACAACAAAAAACCGTAGAGAATATTGAAGCAATTACCGATGCCGAAGTATTAGTTTTTCATCGTGATAAAATGCTCGAATTGGAAGATAAAAATATACGTTGGTTGAAATTTTTCAAGATTCAAGCAGAGCAGGCTTACATAGATTTGGAGTATCGTATTTTCAGTCTACAGAAAGAAAAAGCAAACAAGAAATATCAACAATTGCTCGATGAACAACCTCAGTTTCTACAAGAAATCCCTCTGAATTATTTAGCTTCCTACTTAGGAATTACCCAGAGACATCTGAGCAGAATTCGGAAAGAAATGATGAATTAG
- a CDS encoding L,D-transpeptidase family protein produces the protein MLTLLQNKEIETDELRIYLRAFKKEKQLELWGKNSTDKTYQLIKTYDVCQSSGDLGPKREQGDYQVPEGFYHIDRFNPYSNFHLSLGLNYPNKSDKILGVKNNLGGDIFIHGACVTIGCLPITDEQIKELYIFCIEAKEHGQSKISITIFPSKLSKAEFSRLSLKYKTDSDKIELWKELKSGYDIFNQTHQLPTIGFLSSGRHLVN, from the coding sequence ATGCTCACCTTATTACAAAACAAGGAAATTGAAACCGATGAATTGAGAATTTACCTTAGGGCTTTTAAGAAAGAAAAACAGCTAGAACTGTGGGGGAAAAATTCAACTGATAAAACATACCAATTGATAAAAACTTACGATGTATGCCAAAGTTCTGGTGATTTAGGCCCCAAAAGAGAGCAAGGGGATTATCAGGTTCCCGAAGGATTCTACCACATCGATCGATTCAATCCTTACAGTAATTTTCACCTTTCATTAGGCCTAAACTACCCCAATAAATCAGATAAAATATTAGGGGTAAAAAATAATCTGGGTGGAGATATTTTTATACATGGAGCGTGTGTCACGATTGGTTGTTTACCAATCACAGATGAACAAATTAAAGAACTCTATATCTTTTGTATTGAAGCCAAAGAACATGGTCAATCCAAAATATCTATCACCATTTTCCCCTCTAAACTTTCAAAAGCTGAATTCAGTAGGTTAAGTCTCAAATACAAAACCGATTCTGATAAAATTGAATTATGGAAAGAACTTAAAAGTGGTTACGATATTTTCAATCAAACTCATCAACTTCCGACCATCGGATTCTTGTCATCAGGCAGACATCTTGTAAATTAA
- a CDS encoding GNAT family N-acetyltransferase, translating to MIIAETERLILRELNVSDAKDFYELNTDPEVLKYTGDSPFSSISEAENFLGNYTDYQKNGFGRWAVVLKESNQFIGWCGLKLNEENLVDIGFRFFQTEWGKGYATESALACIAYGFHQLQLKKIIGRASKDNLASLKVLEKIGMKVWKEDSCEGIENAIYYQIEAK from the coding sequence ATGATTATTGCAGAAACAGAACGCTTAATTCTCCGAGAATTAAATGTCTCTGACGCTAAAGACTTTTATGAATTGAATACCGATCCCGAAGTTTTAAAATACACGGGTGACTCTCCCTTTTCTTCGATTTCTGAAGCTGAAAATTTCCTCGGAAATTATACTGATTACCAGAAAAATGGCTTCGGACGTTGGGCTGTAGTCTTAAAAGAATCTAATCAATTTATAGGTTGGTGTGGCTTAAAATTGAATGAAGAAAATCTTGTTGACATTGGCTTTCGGTTCTTTCAAACTGAATGGGGAAAAGGATACGCTACTGAGTCAGCCCTAGCGTGTATTGCTTATGGCTTCCATCAGCTTCAATTAAAAAAAATCATTGGAAGAGCTTCAAAGGATAACTTAGCATCCCTAAAGGTTTTAGAAAAAATTGGGATGAAAGTATGGAAAGAAGACTCTTGTGAGGGAATTGAAAATGCAATTTATTACCAAATAGAAGCTAAATAA
- a CDS encoding NAD(P)H-dependent oxidoreductase, translating to MKNILIINGHPDKQSYNRALAEAYQKGAEEGKANIDLINLGELDFDPILRYGYRQRVDLEPDLLDAIEKLKKADHLVWVFPMWWYSTPAILKGFIDRTFLPGITYELVEGKPLPKKLLKGKTARMIVTADSPKWYEKLFMGSPLINQFKKGTLEFCGVKPVKLTYIAPIKDSSDAFREKWLNKVKELGKNLK from the coding sequence ATGAAAAATATACTCATCATAAACGGACACCCTGATAAGCAAAGTTATAATCGGGCATTGGCTGAAGCTTATCAAAAAGGTGCTGAAGAAGGAAAAGCTAATATTGACCTTATCAATCTTGGAGAACTAGACTTCGACCCTATTCTAAGATACGGTTATAGACAAAGAGTTGATCTTGAACCTGATTTATTAGATGCGATCGAAAAATTAAAGAAAGCCGATCATTTGGTTTGGGTATTCCCGATGTGGTGGTACAGTACACCTGCCATCTTAAAAGGCTTTATTGATCGTACATTTTTACCAGGTATTACTTACGAACTAGTGGAAGGCAAACCATTACCTAAAAAATTACTCAAAGGAAAAACTGCCCGAATGATTGTCACTGCCGACAGCCCAAAGTGGTATGAAAAATTATTTATGGGAAGTCCTTTAATCAATCAATTCAAAAAAGGGACATTAGAATTCTGCGGAGTAAAGCCTGTAAAACTCACCTATATTGCTCCAATCAAAGATTCATCAGATGCTTTCCGTGAAAAGTGGCTAAACAAGGTCAAAGAATTAGGGAAGAATCTTAAATAA
- a CDS encoding SDR family oxidoreductase: MSKTVFITGISRGIGKTIAEECLKKGYTVIGTCRKPESVSDKLEGTEYLPLDMSDEKSIEACWEQLKDRKIDVLVNNAGQSQIGPVEETPMEKYRYLFEVNFFGIIKLTQYFLPQMRERRSGTIINIGSLTGRFPLPYYSSYCATKFALSGYSQSLRSEMIDFGVKVVLIEPNDIKTTIVPDFNCREEAEYFPYADNIRQSVKAKMSVADSTTKISDKVMFAIESAKTNPVYVAGGNASFMAFIQRVIPRSLAEKVIRKTYGLGK; encoded by the coding sequence ATGAGCAAGACCGTTTTTATTACAGGTATCTCAAGAGGTATCGGTAAAACTATTGCAGAAGAATGCCTTAAAAAAGGATATACCGTAATTGGAACCTGTAGAAAACCCGAATCTGTGTCAGACAAATTGGAAGGCACTGAATATCTTCCTTTGGATATGTCTGATGAAAAAAGTATTGAAGCTTGTTGGGAACAGCTAAAAGATCGAAAAATTGACGTGTTAGTCAACAATGCAGGACAGTCTCAGATTGGCCCTGTAGAAGAAACACCAATGGAAAAATATCGCTATCTTTTTGAGGTCAACTTCTTTGGTATCATCAAATTGACTCAATATTTTTTACCACAGATGCGAGAACGCCGTTCGGGAACAATCATTAATATTGGTTCACTTACAGGTCGTTTTCCTCTTCCATATTACTCTTCATATTGTGCCACTAAATTTGCTTTATCGGGTTATTCTCAATCCCTAAGAAGTGAAATGATCGACTTCGGAGTTAAAGTAGTTTTAATTGAGCCTAACGATATAAAAACGACTATTGTACCAGACTTCAACTGTAGAGAAGAAGCTGAATACTTCCCTTATGCAGACAATATCCGTCAGAGTGTAAAAGCAAAAATGTCTGTTGCGGATAGTACGACTAAAATCTCTGATAAAGTAATGTTTGCTATCGAATCTGCAAAGACAAACCCTGTATATGTAGCAGGAGGAAATGCTTCTTTTATGGCATTTATCCAACGTGTAATTCCTAGAAGTCTTGCTGAAAAAGTGATTCGTAAAACTTATGGTTTAGGAAAATAA
- the nfsB gene encoding oxygen-insensitive NAD(P)H nitroreductase, which produces MKVSEILNWRYSTKEFDADKKISEEDFQQVKDLLRMSPSSTNIQPWHFLIANSEEGKARIAKGAEGFYQFNAPKILNASHVVVFCARTDADEDYMQHLLEVEEKDGRYPNEEVKQMMYGARNIFANMHRYDFKDFQHWIEKQVYLNMGNFLLGVAMLGIDALPMEGVDLKAIDEEFGLREKGFTAVGVVSIGYRTETDFNTTDKTPKSRLPESEVLSILD; this is translated from the coding sequence ATGAAAGTAAGTGAAATCTTAAACTGGCGTTATTCAACTAAAGAATTTGATGCGGACAAAAAAATCTCTGAGGAAGACTTCCAACAAGTGAAAGATTTGCTTCGCATGAGTCCTTCAAGTACAAATATTCAGCCTTGGCACTTCCTGATTGCTAATTCTGAAGAAGGAAAAGCTAGAATTGCTAAAGGTGCTGAAGGGTTCTATCAGTTCAATGCTCCAAAGATTTTGAATGCTTCTCATGTTGTAGTGTTCTGTGCAAGAACTGATGCCGATGAAGATTACATGCAACATCTTTTAGAAGTTGAGGAAAAAGATGGTCGTTATCCGAATGAAGAAGTAAAACAAATGATGTATGGTGCGCGTAACATCTTCGCTAATATGCACCGCTATGACTTCAAAGACTTCCAACACTGGATCGAGAAACAAGTATATTTGAATATGGGTAACTTCCTTTTAGGTGTAGCCATGCTTGGCATTGATGCTTTACCAATGGAAGGGGTTGATTTAAAAGCCATCGATGAAGAATTCGGCTTACGCGAAAAAGGATTTACAGCTGTAGGAGTCGTTTCAATCGGATATAGAACAGAAACTGATTTCAATACTACGGATAAGACACCAAAATCTAGATTACCTGAAAGTGAAGTTCTTTCAATTTTAGACTAA
- a CDS encoding bifunctional 4-hydroxy-2-oxoglutarate aldolase/2-dehydro-3-deoxy-phosphogluconate aldolase: MARFSRIEVALESYNTVVIPVFYHSDVEVCKKILSACYEGGVRVFEFTNRGEAAHIIFKELLDYAKESCPEMILGIGSVVDAPTAGLYIQLGANFIVSPILNQDIAKVCNRRKVSWMPGCGSLTEISQAEELGAEIVKIFPAKQVGGVEFIKAAKAPCPWSSIMPTGGITLDPSELVEFLTAGAHCIGMGSQLFKKNTDGAFDYAKITEATLSAIEVCQVFRENKALSV; this comes from the coding sequence ATGGCAAGATTTTCAAGAATTGAAGTCGCCTTAGAATCATACAATACAGTAGTTATTCCTGTTTTTTATCATTCGGATGTGGAAGTATGTAAAAAAATACTTTCAGCATGTTATGAGGGTGGTGTGAGAGTTTTTGAGTTTACAAACAGAGGAGAAGCTGCTCATATTATTTTTAAAGAATTATTGGATTATGCAAAAGAGAGTTGCCCAGAAATGATTTTGGGGATTGGCTCTGTAGTAGATGCTCCAACGGCAGGTTTATACATTCAGTTAGGTGCAAACTTTATTGTTTCACCAATCTTGAATCAAGATATCGCAAAGGTTTGTAACCGAAGAAAAGTGTCTTGGATGCCAGGCTGTGGCAGTCTTACAGAAATCTCTCAAGCAGAAGAATTGGGTGCCGAAATCGTTAAGATTTTCCCAGCAAAACAAGTCGGTGGAGTTGAGTTTATCAAAGCGGCAAAGGCTCCATGTCCTTGGTCTAGTATTATGCCAACAGGTGGAATTACTTTAGACCCTTCTGAGCTGGTTGAGTTCTTAACCGCAGGAGCACATTGTATTGGAATGGGAAGTCAGTTGTTTAAGAAAAATACTGATGGAGCATTCGATTATGCAAAAATTACAGAAGCAACACTTTCAGCAATTGAGGTTTGCCAAGTATTCAGAGAAAATAAAGCTTTGAGTGTTTAA